Sequence from the Rutidosis leptorrhynchoides isolate AG116_Rl617_1_P2 chromosome 3, CSIRO_AGI_Rlap_v1, whole genome shotgun sequence genome:
tttaGTGTTTAAATCATACATAAGTTTTGAGGGTAAAAGAAATATGTTGCACACGACACATCATACTTTCTTGGCACCACTGCCGAGGAGCGGTTAGCCTAGTTGGTTatttggtttaaacttttaattgttcgatccttttgtagggatTTACCCTTACGGAAGTTACTTTTcgcattttatatattatttttgtttggAAAACCGCTTGTGTTTGTGTTGTTATTGAAGGATAGGTgcctttggtgtatgaaaacaaggtctCACAAGGATCAAGAGTTAACACATCCATTCTCCGATCCGGAAAGACACGTGCACAGGGTTTATAATcgtagagaagaaagggtattaaggaagaatttcgaagctttgccattttgtttagaCAACATGGATCCAAACGGTAATCCGATTCACGATGAAGAGGGTAATCCAATCAACCATGGTCCACCAGTTAATCAAGAGTTATTGAATGATCCAAACGATACACCGATGTGGAACGTTAGATTAGTTGCACCAACAATGATAGCACCGGCTATTACTAAACCACCAATCGAAGCGGATAATTAAAAGattgagggtaactttttcacgttgATCAAGGATACATACTTTCATGGATTGATAGATGAAAATCCGTTCAAACTCATCCAACACTTTAATGATCTTTGTGATATTTACAAAACTAAAAATGTCACCGATGACGcttttaagttaagggcattccccttcacACTTCAAGGAGACGCAAAAGCTTGGATGCGAAGTTTACCATCCGATTCCATAAGAACTTTTCAAGAATTAACAAATGAGTTTATCAATCACTTCTTTCCACCGTCAAAAGTAGAGCGACTTAGAATGGAGATTAATGGGTTCACCCAATGGGGTGATGAGAGTTTGTATGATGCGTGGGTACGATTCAAGAAGCTACTAAGAGCTTACCCACCGCATGGTTTGACGAAGAAGGAGTATATCAATACATTTTACCGGGGTACTAATGCTTTGACgaagcaatatcttgattcttcatccggtgGGGTATTTATGTATAAATCACCAAATGCGGCCAAAATTCTATTAGAAGACATCTCGGTCAACacatatgaatgggcaccttcaccacgagatttgacaaggaaaagtgtagcacaagtcgaagtgataatgggcaagtgacgcttgcaaacttgaacaatcaatttcaaacattTGGGAAAGAATTGAAGAAGATTCAACAAACGGTAGTTGCAATGCAAATAGGTTGTCAATGATGCAAGGGTCCACACCtcactaagaattgtcctcaaattactcaatgcaatcatgttgatctagatgatattcccatgaattcggatgatcatgtgaactacgtgagtaatcaaaGCTACCAACGGGGAGGAACATCGAACCAAAGCTACTATAATCCTAATCAAAAACAAGTGTCATTCAACAACCAAATCAATACaccactcggattcacgaaccaaaaccgaaatcaAGGATACAATAACTATAACCAAAACCTAAACAACAACTttcaataccaaaaccaacaaccttacaacaaccaaccttacaacaaccaaccttacaacaaccaaccttataacaaccaagccaattcgaattatcaaaccaaccaaggttatagtcaaccacaAAATAACAAAGGTTACAATCAACCACCTCAACAAAACATTCAACAATCCCAACCTTCAAAGAGTTTGGAAGAAATCATGCAAAACTACATCAAGAAGGTAGTATCAACCGAAGCTTTCTTAATGAAAGAGAACGAGCTCTTAAATCAACAAATACGAAACCAACAAGCTTCATTCCAAAACCTTGAAAGTGTTATTGGAAGACTTTCAAATCAAGTTGCCGAAAGACCACAAGGAACTTTACCTTCCAACACACAAATTAACCCCAACAACAATTACACCAAGAACCAAAACCAACAAAACCAAAACAACACAAGAGCTATCCCTATTGAAAATGTCAACCAAATTGAGTTTGTCAATGCCATTTCAACAAGAAGCGGTTTAACTTATGAAGAACCACAAATCCAAACATCCCCAACCCAAACACCAAGCCCTATCACACCTACTACGCAAACCGTTAAGAATGAATTAAGTATTAATGGAGATTCACAAGAAGCAAAGGTTGAAAAGGATGCACCACGAAGGGTTAAGGGTAAAAAGAATGAAGAAGCACCTTTGGGAAAGTACATGGAGCCGATTCAATATCCAAAAGCTTTGAGGAAGGAAAAAGTTGAAACTCAACGAAGGGACTTCATAGAAATGATGAAACAAGTTCATGTCAACATGCCGCTCATCCAAGTGCTTAAGGGCATGCCTAATTATGGGAAGTTCATTAAAAATCTTTTATCTTTAAAAGACAAATA
This genomic interval carries:
- the LOC139901180 gene encoding uncharacterized protein, with the translated sequence MDPNGNPIHDEEGNPINHGPPVNQELLNDPNDTPMWNDTYFHGLIDENPFKLIQHFNDLCDIYKTKNVTDDAFKLRAFPFTLQGDAKAWMRSLPSDSIRTFQELTNEFINHFFPPSKVERLRMEINGFTQWGDESLYDAWVRFKKLLRAYPPHGYSQPQNNKGYNQPPQQNIQQSQPSKSLEEIMQNYIKKVVSTEAFLMKENELLNQQIRNQQASFQNLESVIGRLSNQVAERPQGTLPSNTQINPNNNYTKNQNQQNQNNTRAIPIENVNQIEFVNAISTRSGLTYEEPQIQTSPTQTPSPITPTTQTVKNELSINGDSQEAKVEKDAPRRVKGKKNEEAPLGKYMEPIQYPKALRKEKVETQRRDFIEMMKQVHVNMPLIQVLKGMPNYGKFIKNLLSLKDKYEEVSAKFLVEECSAIFQKQKMPPKLGDQGCFVIPCNMGGSEMYDALVDLGASVNLMPYSIYKKLNLGELKLTRMVLKTGNQMFDTPIGIAEDLMVKVGKLTFPVDFVILEMLEDEHVPTILG